A window of Staphylococcus lloydii genomic DNA:
TGTTCTAGATCAAAATTCATTTATTCTGTTAATCTTGAACTTGCGTCATTTTCACTCGTCATAACGATAAAAAAGAGGCGCCCGAAGGACACCTCTATATATTATCTTTACACAATAGATTCGATTTATTAACCGATTGAACCTTCCATTTCGAATTTGATTAGTCGGTTCATTTCAACTGCGTATTCCATTGGTAATTCTTTTGTGAATGGTTCAATGAAGCCCATTACGATCATTTCTGTCGCTTCTTCCTCTGAAATACCACGACTCATTAGATAGAATAACTGTTCTTCAGAAACTTTAGACACTTTCGCTTCGTGTTCTAATGAGATGTTATCGTTAAATACTTCGTTGTAAGGAATAGTATCAGAAGTTGATTCATTATCTAAAATCAACGTATCACATTCAATATTTGAACGTGCACCTTTCGCTTTACGTCCGAAGTGAACGATACCACGATAAACAACTTTTCCGCCATCTTTTGAAATAGATTTTGAAACAATTGTTGAAGAAGTATTTGGTGCTTTGTGAATCATTTTCGCACCGGCATCTTGTACTTGACCTTTACCTGCAAAGGCAATTGATAAAGTACTACCTTTAGCACCTTCGCCCATAAGGACACAGTTAGGGTATTTCATTGTTAACTTAGAACCTAAGTTACCGTCTACCCATTCCATATTACCATTCTCATAAACTAATGTACGTTTAGTAACTAAGTTATAAACATTGTTAGCCCAGTTTTGAATTGTAGTATAACGCACGTGAGCATCTTTATGAACAATAATTTCAACTACTGCTGAGTGTAGTGAACTTGTTGTGTAAACTGGAGCAGTACAACCTTCTACGTAGTTTACTGAAGCTCCTTCATCAGCAATAATTAGTGTACGTTCGAATTGACCCATATTTTCTGAGTTAATACGGAAATATGCTTGTAATGGTGTATCTAATTTAATGTTCTTAGGAACATAAATAAATGAACCACCAGACCATACAGCTGAGTTTAATGCAGAAAACTTATTGTCAGCAGCAGGTACTACTGATGCAAAGTACTCTTTGAATAATTCTTCATTTTCTCTTAAGGCACTGTCAGTATCTTTAAAGATAATACCTTTTTCTTCAAGTTCTTTTTCCATATTATGGTAAACAACTTCTGATTCATATTGTGCAGATACACCTGCAAGGTATTTTTGTTCTGCTTCTGGAATACCTAATTTATCAAATGTACGTTTAATTTCTTCTGGAACTTCATCCCATGAACGTTCAGCGTGTTCAGATGGTTTTACATAATACGTAATATCATCGAAGTCTAATTCAGATAAATCTCCACCCCACTGTGGCATTGGCATTTTATAGAAATACTTCAATGCTTTAAGTCTGAAATCAAGCATCCATTCTGGCTCTTCTTTCATATTGGAAATTTCTTTAACGATGTTTTCTGTTAAACCTCGTTCTGATCTGAAAATGGAAACATCTTCTTCGTGGAAACCATATTTGTAATCTCCAACATCAGGTGCTTTCTTAGCCATGTTAATCACTCCTTTTATATATTTAAAGCCTCATCCGTGCGAGTTATATTTATTTAAAATTGTAACAAGTTGCATGGTATATTCATTTAAGCCACTACCAAGTTACATTAAACATTTGCTAGTTTAATCACCTTAGTGTTTTCATGTTGTTTATTCTAGTGTGAATGGCATATTACACTTTGTCAACGTATTGCACTGATTATTCTTCTGTTTTGCCTTCTTTTTCAACTGTACCTTTTTCTAATGCTTTCCATGCTAGCGTTGCACATTTAATACGTGCAGGGAATTGTGAAACACCTTGTAGCGCTTCAATGTCACCCATGTCTTCAGTAATTTCGTAATCTTCACCAAGCATCATCTTAGTGAATTGTTGGCTCATTTCCATAGCTTCTGCTAAAGTATGGCCTTTGATTGATTCCGTCATCATTGAAGCACTAGACATAGAAATAGAACAGCCTTCTCCATCGAATTTAGCGTCTTTTATAACGTTATCTTCGATATCAAACGTTAAATTGATACGATCCCCACATGTTGGATTGTTCATATCTACAGTCATCGTACCATTATCTAATTTCCCTTTATTTCTAGGATTTTTATAATGATCCATAATGACTGAGCGATATAATTGATCTAAATTATTAAAATTCATATGAGAAAAACTCCTTCGTTTGCTTCAACGCTTCAACTAATTGATCAATATCTTCAGTCGTGTTGTATATATAAAAACTAGCACGTGCAGTTGACGAT
This region includes:
- the sufB gene encoding Fe-S cluster assembly protein SufB — translated: MAKKAPDVGDYKYGFHEEDVSIFRSERGLTENIVKEISNMKEEPEWMLDFRLKALKYFYKMPMPQWGGDLSELDFDDITYYVKPSEHAERSWDEVPEEIKRTFDKLGIPEAEQKYLAGVSAQYESEVVYHNMEKELEEKGIIFKDTDSALRENEELFKEYFASVVPAADNKFSALNSAVWSGGSFIYVPKNIKLDTPLQAYFRINSENMGQFERTLIIADEGASVNYVEGCTAPVYTTSSLHSAVVEIIVHKDAHVRYTTIQNWANNVYNLVTKRTLVYENGNMEWVDGNLGSKLTMKYPNCVLMGEGAKGSTLSIAFAGKGQVQDAGAKMIHKAPNTSSTIVSKSISKDGGKVVYRGIVHFGRKAKGARSNIECDTLILDNESTSDTIPYNEVFNDNISLEHEAKVSKVSEEQLFYLMSRGISEEEATEMIVMGFIEPFTKELPMEYAVEMNRLIKFEMEGSIG
- the sufU gene encoding Fe-S cluster assembly sulfur transfer protein SufU, encoding MNFNNLDQLYRSVIMDHYKNPRNKGKLDNGTMTVDMNNPTCGDRINLTFDIEDNVIKDAKFDGEGCSISMSSASMMTESIKGHTLAEAMEMSQQFTKMMLGEDYEITEDMGDIEALQGVSQFPARIKCATLAWKALEKGTVEKEGKTEE